A stretch of the Pan troglodytes isolate AG18354 chromosome 20, NHGRI_mPanTro3-v2.0_pri, whole genome shotgun sequence genome encodes the following:
- the SERTAD3 gene encoding SERTA domain-containing protein 3, translating into MVGGLKRKHSDLEEEEERWEWSPAGLQSYQQALLRISLDKVQRSLGPRAPSLRRHVLIHNTLQQLQAALRLAPAPALPPEPLFLGEEDFSLSATIGSILRELDTSMDGTEPPQNPVTPLGLQNEVPPQPDPVFLEALSSRYLGDSGLDDFFLDIDTSAVEKEPARAPPEPPHNLFCAPGSWEWNELDHIMEIILGS; encoded by the coding sequence ATGGTGGGAGGCTTGAAGAGGAAACACTCTGatttggaagaggaggaggagaggtgggagTGGAGTCCAGCAGGCCTTCAGAGCTACCAGCAAGCCCTGCTCCGCATCTCCCTAGACAAAGTCCAGCGCAGCCTGGGCCCCCGAGCACCCAGCCTCCGCAGGCATGTCCTCATCCATAACACCCTCCAACAGCTGCAGGCTGCACTTCGCCTGGCTcccgcccctgccctgccccccgaGCCCCTCTTCCTGGGCGAGGAGGATTTCTCCCTGTCAGCCACCATTGGCTCTATCCTCAGGGAGCTGGACACCTCCATGGATGGGACTGAGCCCCCTCAGAATCCAGTGACTCCCCTTGGCCTCCAGAATGAAGTGCCACCCCAGCCTGATCCAGTCTTCTTAGAAGCTCTGAGCTCCCGGTACTTGGGGGACTCTGGCCTGGATGACTTCTTTCTGGACATTGACACATCTGCGGTAGAAAAGGAGCCTGCACGGGCCCCACCAGAGCCTCCTCACAACCTCTTCTGTGCCCCAGGTTCCTGGGAGTGGAATGAACTGGATCACATCATGGAAATCATTCTGGGGTCCTAA